A section of the Leptospira kobayashii genome encodes:
- a CDS encoding MarR family winged helix-turn-helix transcriptional regulator, with product MKSQDNTFSFEKAEDSSGFLLWQVTNLWQREIKKALEKYDLTHSQYVLLASIHWLTLHNQDVTQVLLSSHTKIDPMTTSTVLRTLQTKGLIQRQEHLTDTRAKTVVLTDAGKKIIKQAVKAVEKFDSDFFKSLGAGTNDFNKKLLTLLKWIEI from the coding sequence ATGAAGTCCCAAGACAATACGTTTAGTTTTGAAAAAGCGGAAGATAGCTCAGGTTTTCTGCTTTGGCAAGTTACCAATCTTTGGCAAAGGGAGATAAAAAAGGCGTTGGAGAAATACGACCTGACTCACTCCCAATACGTCCTTTTGGCAAGTATCCATTGGTTGACTTTGCACAACCAAGATGTAACACAAGTATTATTATCTTCACATACTAAAATAGATCCGATGACCACTTCCACTGTCTTACGTACATTGCAGACAAAGGGGCTTATACAAAGACAAGAGCACCTTACAGATACCAGGGCAAAAACGGTAGTTCTAACAGACGCGGGAAAGAAGATTATAAAACAAGCTGTGAAGGCCGTGGAAAAATTCGATTCCGATTTTTTCAAAAGCCTTGGCGCAGGGACAAATGACTTCAATAAAAAACTACTTACCTTATTGAAATGGATCGAAATATAA
- a CDS encoding YbhB/YbcL family Raf kinase inhibitor-like protein, producing the protein MRFSFLKTSLLLTTISIVGGLSAADIKLTSNAIKEGSNLTNAQVFNGFGCSGENISPDLNWSGAPKETKAFAVTVYDPDAPTGSGFWHWVVFNIPADATGLASKAGNEKGTLPPGSIQSRTDFGKPGFGGACPPAGDKPHRYIFKVYALKDKIPLDSEASGALVGFYINSLKLAEGKLNAKFGRK; encoded by the coding sequence ATGCGATTTTCTTTTTTAAAAACAAGTCTTTTACTTACCACTATTTCCATCGTAGGCGGTTTATCCGCAGCCGACATCAAACTGACAAGTAACGCAATCAAAGAAGGTTCTAATCTTACCAATGCGCAAGTTTTCAACGGATTCGGTTGCAGTGGCGAAAACATTTCTCCGGATCTGAATTGGAGCGGAGCTCCGAAGGAAACAAAAGCTTTTGCCGTCACAGTTTATGATCCTGATGCTCCAACGGGAAGCGGATTCTGGCACTGGGTTGTTTTCAATATTCCTGCCGATGCGACAGGGCTTGCTTCTAAAGCAGGAAACGAAAAAGGAACTCTTCCTCCAGGCTCCATTCAAAGCAGAACTGATTTCGGTAAACCTGGTTTTGGTGGAGCATGTCCGCCTGCAGGAGACAAACCTCACCGTTATATCTTCAAAGTATATGCTCTAAAGGATAAAATCCCTTTAGACTCGGAAGCATCGGGAGCCTTGGTAGGATTTTATATCAATAGCTTGAAATTGGCAGAAGGAAAATTGAACGCAAAATTCGGTAGAAAATAA
- a CDS encoding NTP/NDP exchange transporter: MNEKLKTFFIRINLVLKVQPQEIPILIYSSLCFFCILSSYYILRPIRDELGIETGTKTLPWLFSATLVSIILLNFPFAWLTHKLNRKSLLNFLFRFFLLQLLAFAFFFSTSSHNIWIGRIFFVWVSVFNLFVVSVFWVLIVDLFREEEGKRLFGIISAGGSIGAIAGSLFTASLVEHTSKTNLLIASAILLELAAQTGMRMYTVRTKLQKEEIDSTKPIVESSSLFWGLLGMFRSPYLANAALYVFIYTATSSLIYFQQVHIFETGFSSTGERTSLLAKMDLIVNVSTLIIQILFTSRIIQFLGVSGALAALPIIGILGFGFLSVFPSIALVFIIQITRRVGQFALAKPTREVLFTLVSKEDKFKAKNFMDTAVYRLGDQSGAWIHAFFSFVGMNPIQISMLGIGASLLWLWNGIWLGKKEKELVLEAEQKPASV, from the coding sequence ATGAATGAAAAACTAAAAACCTTTTTTATCAGAATCAATTTGGTTTTGAAAGTTCAACCTCAGGAAATTCCCATTCTCATTTATTCCAGTCTATGTTTTTTTTGCATTCTTTCTTCCTATTATATACTTCGTCCCATCCGGGATGAATTGGGAATCGAAACTGGAACCAAAACTCTTCCCTGGCTTTTTTCGGCCACTCTTGTTTCCATCATTCTACTCAATTTCCCTTTTGCCTGGCTCACTCATAAACTGAACCGGAAGAGTTTACTCAATTTTCTATTCCGTTTCTTTCTATTGCAATTGTTGGCTTTTGCATTTTTCTTTTCTACCAGTTCGCATAATATCTGGATCGGTCGCATATTCTTTGTTTGGGTTTCTGTGTTCAATCTTTTCGTCGTTTCCGTATTTTGGGTGTTAATCGTAGATCTCTTTCGGGAAGAAGAAGGTAAACGCCTTTTCGGAATCATATCCGCAGGAGGTTCGATAGGAGCGATTGCGGGTTCTCTCTTTACAGCAAGCCTTGTAGAACATACTTCCAAAACAAATCTACTCATTGCATCGGCAATCCTTCTGGAGCTTGCAGCCCAAACGGGAATGCGAATGTACACTGTTCGCACAAAATTACAAAAGGAAGAAATCGATTCTACAAAACCCATAGTGGAAAGCAGTTCCCTCTTTTGGGGATTATTGGGTATGTTTCGTTCACCTTATCTTGCTAATGCGGCGCTTTATGTGTTCATTTATACTGCGACATCTTCTTTGATCTATTTCCAGCAGGTTCATATTTTTGAAACGGGATTCTCTTCCACCGGAGAAAGAACTTCCTTATTGGCAAAGATGGATTTGATCGTGAATGTTTCCACATTGATCATTCAGATTTTGTTTACAAGCAGGATCATTCAATTTCTGGGAGTGAGCGGAGCTTTGGCTGCGCTTCCCATCATTGGAATTCTGGGCTTCGGATTTTTGAGTGTTTTTCCTTCCATCGCACTTGTTTTTATCATTCAAATCACAAGAAGAGTGGGACAATTTGCGTTGGCAAAACCTACAAGAGAAGTTTTATTCACTCTCGTATCCAAAGAAGACAAATTCAAAGCCAAAAACTTTATGGATACCGCAGTCTATAGGTTAGGCGACCAATCCGGGGCATGGATTCACGCTTTTTTCTCATTTGTAGGTATGAATCCGATCCAGATTTCCATGTTAGGAATAGGGGCTTCCTTGCTTTGGCTGTGGAACGGAATTTGGTTGGGGAAAAAAGAAAAGGAATTGGTCTTGGAAGCCGAACAGAAACCTGCTTCAGTCTAA
- a CDS encoding PAS domain S-box protein has product MITQVEKQKKTLLIVEDDTIIGMAEAQALRLAGYTVFTASSGEKAIKLIQSGQEIDLILMDMDLGAGMDGTETSREILKLIEVPIVFLTSHAEKEMVDKVRGITRYGYVIKNSGNFVLQSSIDMAFDLFYANQKVKKKEESLRVTLNSIGDAVIASDNQGRITRMNPVAEKLTGWPFHEAIGAPVRNVFHIVNAKTRVPAKNPIDEVLKTGQIVGLANHTALLAKNGVEYQIADSGAPIQNEKGDVLGVVLVFRDVTEDYKMQEELRGSEERFAAIFKSSPMGMAVTRYADGVYVSVNKAFCQLFEYKKDEIIGKSTKETQHWWISEERERLLEILRDTGRIEGEEMKIRKKSGEIADIVVFVEQIVISGEKYLLSINHDITAKKHAEAELQKSLDEKEVLLKELQHRVKNSLNVVSNLLGFELNHIKDEETKRIFLNAQSRIHSMSKIYERLYRSSAIDRLDLHLYIKDLIDSFSEMYAIDSKKIRFSVKLEKIQLDLKRALPVGLILNELITNALKYAYPNDHKGEIRVHLRQVNEHVNLMVSDDGCGLSESTNPSEANTLGFMLVKNLTEQIDGVVSTISNPNEGLTVILSLKI; this is encoded by the coding sequence ATGATTACTCAAGTCGAAAAACAAAAAAAAACCTTACTTATAGTAGAAGATGATACAATCATCGGAATGGCGGAAGCGCAAGCTCTGCGTTTGGCGGGATACACTGTTTTTACCGCATCCTCGGGAGAAAAAGCAATCAAATTGATTCAATCCGGACAGGAGATTGATTTGATTTTGATGGATATGGATTTGGGAGCCGGGATGGACGGAACGGAAACTTCCCGAGAGATCCTGAAATTGATTGAAGTTCCCATCGTCTTTCTAACATCACATGCAGAAAAAGAGATGGTTGATAAAGTAAGAGGCATCACAAGATACGGTTATGTGATTAAAAACTCAGGCAACTTTGTATTGCAATCTTCCATTGATATGGCGTTCGATCTTTTTTACGCGAACCAAAAAGTTAAAAAGAAAGAAGAGAGTCTTCGGGTTACTTTGAACTCTATCGGAGACGCAGTGATCGCTTCCGACAACCAAGGAAGAATCACAAGAATGAATCCTGTTGCGGAAAAATTAACCGGATGGCCGTTTCACGAAGCAATCGGAGCTCCCGTAAGAAACGTATTTCATATCGTAAATGCAAAGACCAGGGTACCCGCCAAAAATCCGATTGATGAGGTTTTAAAAACAGGGCAGATCGTCGGTCTAGCGAATCATACCGCCTTACTTGCTAAAAACGGAGTAGAGTATCAAATTGCGGACAGTGGCGCGCCGATTCAAAACGAAAAAGGCGATGTTTTGGGAGTGGTGCTTGTTTTTCGGGATGTAACGGAAGATTATAAAATGCAGGAAGAATTGCGCGGATCGGAAGAAAGATTTGCCGCTATTTTTAAATCCAGTCCGATGGGAATGGCTGTTACTCGTTATGCGGATGGGGTTTATGTAAGCGTGAATAAAGCATTTTGCCAATTGTTCGAATATAAAAAGGACGAAATCATCGGAAAAAGTACAAAGGAAACGCAACACTGGTGGATTTCCGAAGAAAGAGAACGCCTCCTTGAAATCCTACGGGACACCGGTAGAATCGAAGGCGAAGAGATGAAGATTCGTAAAAAATCGGGAGAGATCGCCGATATAGTGGTGTTTGTCGAACAGATTGTGATCTCCGGCGAAAAATACTTACTCAGTATCAATCATGATATCACTGCGAAAAAACATGCAGAAGCGGAACTCCAAAAATCTTTAGACGAGAAAGAAGTCCTTCTGAAAGAGCTGCAACATAGAGTCAAAAACAGTTTGAATGTTGTTTCCAACTTACTCGGCTTTGAATTGAATCATATAAAAGACGAAGAGACAAAACGTATTTTTTTAAATGCACAGTCTCGCATACATTCTATGTCCAAGATTTATGAAAGATTGTACAGATCGTCCGCAATCGATAGATTGGATCTACACTTGTATATTAAGGATTTAATCGATTCTTTTTCGGAAATGTATGCGATTGATTCCAAAAAAATTCGATTTTCCGTTAAATTGGAAAAGATCCAATTGGATTTGAAACGTGCTTTGCCTGTGGGGTTGATCCTAAACGAATTGATTACAAACGCCTTGAAATACGCTTATCCCAACGATCATAAAGGAGAAATCCGCGTTCATTTGCGTCAAGTCAATGAGCATGTGAATCTGATGGTCTCCGATGACGGCTGCGGGCTCTCCGAATCTACAAATCCGAGTGAAGCAAATACACTCGGATTTATGTTGGTAAAGAATCTGACGGAACAGATTGACGGCGTAGTCAGTACGATTTCAAATCCAAACGAAGGTTTAACGGTAATCCTAAGTTTGAAGATATGA
- a CDS encoding carboxymuconolactone decarboxylase family protein gives MTIRIKLSDYGKTGFQKILGHNSKILDRWNELDEALFTETNLEPDLLEQVRRVMAFENKCEYCMVKGGRSEIRKENSRSRIALAAAFADLFVKDHLSISQSHFEILKEEFNDKEISELCAFIAFTSASQKIGRIFNLTEDYQLNRVTTMKELNEAHSEESK, from the coding sequence ATGACGATTCGAATCAAATTATCCGATTACGGAAAGACCGGATTCCAAAAGATTCTGGGGCATAATTCGAAAATCTTAGATCGTTGGAACGAATTGGACGAAGCACTCTTCACAGAAACAAATTTAGAGCCGGACCTATTGGAACAAGTTCGGCGAGTGATGGCATTCGAAAACAAATGTGAATACTGCATGGTAAAAGGAGGCCGCTCGGAAATTCGAAAAGAAAACTCCCGGTCCCGGATCGCCTTAGCAGCCGCCTTCGCGGACTTGTTCGTGAAAGATCATCTTTCCATTTCCCAATCTCATTTCGAAATTTTAAAAGAAGAATTTAACGATAAAGAAATATCGGAGTTATGCGCTTTCATTGCATTCACCTCTGCTTCTCAAAAAATAGGCAGAATTTTCAATCTTACGGAAGATTATCAATTGAATCGAGTAACAACGATGAAAGAACTGAACGAAGCCCATTCGGAAGAATCAAAATGA
- a CDS encoding aldo/keto reductase, with translation METQSNPSSKNTKVLKAKILSSGEILPRVGLGTYQTFDVGKDPSKQKELSFLLEYFHSSGGSMIDSSPMYGTSEEVVGDVSLKTNLNEKLFFATKVWISGKEAGEKQMLSSLSKMKRKHIELMQIHNLVDWKTHLTTLKDWKEKGIIRYIGITHYTTSAFPDLEKIIRSEKIDFLQIPYSIAETTGEERLIPAAFDRGVSVIANEPFAHGRLFSMIKGKDLPGWAKEMGISTWAEYFLKFILASEQIQFVIPATNKLNHLKENMTAGIGNLPSLSDRKKMKSEFF, from the coding sequence ATGGAAACACAATCAAATCCATCTTCGAAAAATACAAAAGTTCTAAAAGCAAAGATTCTATCCAGTGGAGAAATTCTTCCACGGGTAGGACTTGGCACCTATCAGACATTTGACGTAGGAAAAGATCCGTCAAAACAAAAGGAACTGTCTTTTTTATTGGAATACTTTCACTCTTCGGGAGGAAGTATGATCGATTCTTCTCCTATGTACGGAACTTCCGAGGAAGTTGTAGGTGATGTTTCTTTGAAAACGAATTTAAATGAAAAATTGTTTTTTGCAACTAAGGTATGGATCAGCGGAAAAGAGGCAGGCGAAAAACAAATGTTATCTTCTCTTTCCAAAATGAAACGAAAACATATCGAACTGATGCAAATCCATAACCTCGTCGATTGGAAAACTCACTTAACAACACTGAAAGATTGGAAGGAAAAAGGAATCATCCGTTATATAGGAATCACACATTATACAACGAGCGCCTTCCCGGACTTGGAAAAGATCATCCGGTCGGAAAAAATAGATTTTTTGCAAATCCCCTACTCCATTGCGGAAACAACCGGTGAAGAAAGATTGATTCCTGCCGCATTTGATCGGGGAGTGAGTGTTATCGCAAATGAACCGTTTGCACACGGACGGTTGTTTTCCATGATCAAAGGAAAAGACCTTCCCGGCTGGGCAAAAGAAATGGGAATTTCCACTTGGGCAGAATATTTTTTGAAATTCATTTTGGCTTCCGAACAAATTCAATTCGTAATCCCTGCGACAAACAAACTGAATCACCTTAAAGAAAATATGACAGCCGGCATTGGCAACTTACCGTCCCTTTCCGATCGAAAAAAAATGAAGTCGGAGTTTTTTTAA
- a CDS encoding VOC family protein: protein MSQLDVIEIKAFVPAKDYELSKQFYQDMGFNLKSEGGGVAYFQVGKSSFLLQNFYNREFAENLMMHLLVEDANAWFQKLSNNSLSEKYKIRITSPETQPWRMVDFIVADPSGVLWRIGNNI from the coding sequence GTGAGCCAATTGGATGTAATAGAGATCAAGGCATTTGTGCCTGCGAAAGACTACGAATTATCAAAACAATTTTATCAGGATATGGGATTCAATCTAAAATCGGAAGGTGGCGGAGTCGCATATTTCCAGGTAGGAAAGTCAAGTTTCCTTTTGCAGAATTTTTACAATAGGGAATTCGCAGAAAATCTTATGATGCATTTGTTAGTGGAAGATGCTAACGCTTGGTTTCAAAAATTATCAAACAATAGTTTGTCGGAAAAATATAAAATTAGGATTACAAGCCCGGAAACACAACCTTGGAGAATGGTTGATTTTATAGTTGCCGACCCTTCGGGAGTTTTATGGAGAATCGGAAATAATATTTAA
- a CDS encoding adenylate/guanylate cyclase domain-containing protein, translating to MDLIFGWKNRLRLGSGLVLFAYVFTHLLNHSLGIVSLDLLESSRKLFIGFWRFPAIHPILFFATSIHIILTLSSILSRKTLKMSQGEFLQFFSGLAIPQLLIGHIAVTVAMNEMLGVDDSYTHLFLVYGSFFTAIDVTLLLIVWAHGCFGLYFWLRYKPWFIRYSNLFLVIVSIFPVLSIMGIISAQKEAFLLSQDPEWLEEFLLTLPEKVEKIKEYSLQVGTGASLVFNSIIFSLFVFRLFFLRSQNKKKTIKVHYPNGKISIVSPGTTILEASKLAKLPHANVCGGRGRCSTCRVHIESGLEELDSPSEEETAVLARISAPKSVRLACQAIPKSDIYIEPLLPTNATAIDAIRQSRYIYGTEKEIVILFADLRGFTTFTEQMLPYDVVFILNSYFQQVGSEIEKAGGKIDKLMGDGLMAIFGLDTNLTEASNQAVIAVQNMSEQLVHLNERLQKELPEPLRMGIGIHSGVVILGTFGNSTTPTAIGDAVNTASRLESATKEYSCEVIVSENVAKYSLADFSGFEKHTISVRGKTESVNVYLIPFGRDLKISKIETTLN from the coding sequence ATGGACTTGATCTTTGGATGGAAAAATCGTTTGAGGTTGGGTTCAGGTCTTGTTCTTTTTGCCTATGTTTTCACACACCTTCTCAATCATAGCTTAGGAATTGTTTCTTTGGATTTACTTGAATCCTCCCGAAAACTTTTCATCGGCTTTTGGCGCTTTCCGGCCATTCATCCCATCCTTTTCTTTGCTACATCCATCCACATCATTCTCACTCTTAGCAGCATATTATCGAGAAAGACTTTAAAAATGTCCCAAGGGGAGTTTCTACAATTTTTCAGCGGATTGGCGATCCCTCAACTTTTGATCGGTCATATTGCGGTCACTGTTGCAATGAATGAAATGTTAGGTGTTGATGACAGTTACACTCATCTGTTCTTAGTATACGGATCTTTTTTCACTGCCATTGACGTCACTTTACTTTTGATTGTATGGGCGCACGGTTGTTTCGGACTTTATTTTTGGTTGAGATACAAACCTTGGTTTATCCGTTATTCCAACCTGTTCTTAGTGATCGTATCGATTTTTCCCGTTCTTTCGATCATGGGAATCATCAGCGCGCAGAAAGAAGCCTTCCTGCTTTCTCAAGACCCGGAATGGTTGGAAGAGTTTCTTTTGACTCTACCTGAGAAAGTGGAAAAGATCAAAGAGTATTCCTTGCAAGTCGGCACAGGTGCCAGTCTTGTATTTAATTCTATTATATTTTCTCTATTTGTGTTTCGGTTGTTTTTTCTAAGATCACAAAACAAAAAGAAGACGATCAAAGTACATTATCCGAATGGAAAAATTTCCATTGTATCTCCTGGTACGACGATCCTTGAAGCAAGTAAGCTCGCGAAATTGCCTCATGCAAATGTATGCGGAGGAAGAGGGCGTTGTTCCACTTGCAGAGTACATATTGAATCCGGACTGGAAGAATTGGATTCTCCTTCGGAAGAAGAGACAGCAGTACTCGCAAGAATCTCCGCTCCCAAGTCCGTCCGACTGGCTTGCCAGGCCATTCCTAAATCGGATATTTATATTGAACCGCTTCTCCCTACAAATGCTACTGCGATCGACGCGATCCGCCAAAGCAGATATATTTACGGAACGGAAAAAGAAATAGTAATCTTGTTTGCCGACCTGCGGGGATTCACCACATTCACCGAGCAGATGTTACCCTATGACGTGGTATTTATTCTGAATTCCTATTTTCAGCAAGTAGGTTCTGAAATCGAAAAAGCAGGTGGTAAAATCGATAAGCTGATGGGTGACGGTTTAATGGCGATCTTCGGATTGGATACCAACCTAACAGAAGCAAGCAACCAAGCCGTAATTGCTGTGCAAAATATGAGCGAACAATTGGTTCATCTGAATGAACGTCTCCAAAAAGAACTTCCCGAACCATTGCGAATGGGAATCGGAATTCATAGCGGAGTGGTGATTCTTGGAACTTTTGGAAATTCTACCACACCTACGGCGATCGGAGATGCAGTGAATACTGCAAGTCGTCTTGAGTCCGCTACTAAAGAATATTCCTGTGAAGTAATCGTTTCTGAAAATGTAGCCAAATATTCGTTAGCTGATTTCTCTGGCTTTGAGAAACACACGATTTCCGTTCGAGGTAAAACGGAATCGGTCAATGTTTATCTGATCCCATTCGGCAGAGATCTGAAAATTTCGAAAATTGAAACTACATTAAACTAA
- a CDS encoding SRPBCC family protein: MWTKSYSIITEKVTKEQIWKLFEDVNNWHTWDEGIEFAKLEGKFEAGNHFILRPKGGPNVKVELLETVKNERFSDVTRFPLAQMYDEHLFEETENGLRITNTISVKGILGFLWIKLVAQNIVDSLPKDVAKQVETASKL; this comes from the coding sequence ATGTGGACTAAATCGTATTCTATCATTACAGAAAAAGTGACAAAAGAACAAATCTGGAAACTCTTTGAAGATGTAAACAACTGGCATACATGGGACGAAGGGATCGAATTTGCAAAGCTGGAAGGAAAGTTCGAAGCAGGTAACCATTTCATTCTAAGGCCGAAGGGTGGTCCGAATGTAAAAGTGGAACTGTTGGAAACAGTAAAAAATGAAAGATTTTCGGATGTAACCAGATTTCCATTGGCTCAAATGTACGATGAACATCTATTCGAAGAAACTGAAAACGGATTAAGAATCACTAATACGATTTCAGTCAAGGGAATTCTCGGTTTTTTATGGATCAAATTGGTAGCACAAAATATTGTAGACTCTCTTCCGAAGGATGTGGCAAAACAGGTGGAAACAGCTAGTAAATTATGA